Within the Mesotoga infera genome, the region AGCCAGAATACCGAGAAACAACACTCCAAAAATCGCACTGCGAGAAAACTCTACGGACCTCTTGAAGATAAAAACTTCCGTTATTGCAAAAGGCACTGAGAATAGCAGTCCCCAAAGCATTACTTCTAAAGTCGTCCATATGGAACTGTTATGAATTCTCTCATAGAAAAAAGTATAGGCCGCCCACGAGACTGCGGCGCCGAACGATAGAAGGTTCCCGAAAACACTCGAGCCTTCGGAAAAACTTCCAGAGTAGATAATCACGAAGAGCCCGGAAAAAGCAATAAAACCGCCTAAGTACTCGAAAAGATCGAATCTTCTCCTTACAAAATCGTAGAGAATTATTGTCAGTATTGGAGCTGTAGATACGATAAGAGAGGCATCGGAAGCGTTTGTCATTGTTAAGCCGTAATTTTCGAAGAGGAAATAAAATGTTATGCCGAATAGACCTGCCAGTGCAGCATTTCCGTGGCTAACTGTAGCGAAAGACCCCCTCTTTCTTGCTGAGAAAGGAAAAAGAATTACGACAGCCAAGCCGAATCTGATAGAGGTCAACAGCATCGGCGGGAGTGATTCCACGGCCACTTTTGTGAAGATGTATGATCCTCCCCAAATCATTGCCGTTGCTGCCAGGATTACGAGCCCGAAAGATCTCCTCTCAATTCTCTTC harbors:
- a CDS encoding DMT family transporter, translating into MKRIERRSFGLVILAATAMIWGGSYIFTKVAVESLPPMLLTSIRFGLAVVILFPFSARKRGSFATVSHGNAALAGLFGITFYFLFENYGLTMTNASDASLIVSTAPILTIILYDFVRRRFDLFEYLGGFIAFSGLFVIIYSGSFSEGSSVFGNLLSFGAAVSWAAYTFFYERIHNSSIWTTLEVMLWGLLFSVPFAITEVFIFKRSVEFSRSAIFGVLFLGILASALGYILWNKGITLWGGKAATLWVYTIPIFTIAADIAFLKNSPSMLFFIGSIFVGLGMVVVILREYRQSVPQGN